A genomic stretch from Telopea speciosissima isolate NSW1024214 ecotype Mountain lineage chromosome 7, Tspe_v1, whole genome shotgun sequence includes:
- the LOC122667981 gene encoding kinetochore protein NUF2 homolog — translation MASTFSFPLLSSRDMIAVLSECQIATIREEDLVNPTSELICAIYTNLLIYLDPLQDDHDQADFVALGQLENPDLHVESVKTMNLYHKVKEIVAAVNCPIGFTLKDMVKPDTQRTGIILSAIVNFCLHREAKLNLLQSIVDEMNFHEQQSLELETRISQMNAEISEHREARESEQPFVQQLDAEVNELRQTIQGLNNRQMSLKGSFRTLREKSKEMDEKISNAEFLLVQSAQENAKLRSKIVQSPDKLQGALEEKKSIRAEVKNSERSAMELFQGKTAAIEVYSKAGKKMSKHFRQMQGIQEQVNKSKSIDKDVKILKTKLTEDEVLDMSLEAKLVERQGKAEQVEESKKALEKERYLKHEEVTKELKNITLEVETKKSDLQARQRKVEEVVAEAEDIALKITSVKETAAGRQQELFHNCQEAVNEFHNYTSEMETVRRSISQPS, via the exons ATGGCGTCCACCTTCTCATTCCCACTCCTCTCTTCCAGAGACATGATCGCGGTTCTCTCTGAGTGTCAAATCGCAACCATCAGAGAAGAAGATCTCGTCAATCCAACTTCTGAACTCATATGCGCTATCTATACAAATCTTCTAATCTATCTCGATCCTCTCCA GGACGATCATGACCAAGCTGATTTCGTTGCTTTAGGGCAACTGGAGAATCCAGACCTTCACGTCGAATCCGTCAAAACTATGAATTTGTACCATAAGGTGAAGGAGATTGTTGCTGCAGTCAATTGCCCCATAGGATTCACTTTGAAAGATATGGTGAAGCCTGACACGCAGAGGACGGGTATAATCCTCAGTGCGATAGTCAATTTCTGCCTTCACAG GGAAGCAAAATTGAATCTGTTACAATCAATTGTTGATGAGATGAATTTCCACGAACAGCAAAGCTTAGAGTTGGAGACAAGGATTTCTCAG ATGAATGCAGAAATTTCAGAGCATAGAGAAGCAAGGGAAAGTGAGCAACCATTTGTTCAACAGTTAGATGCTGAAGTCAATGAGCTACGCCAGACCATTCAGGGACTTAATAACCGCCAGATGTCTTTGAAGGGATCCTTTAGAACTTTAAGGGAGAAGAGTAAAGAAATGGATGAGAAG ATTTCAAATGCTGAGTTTTTATTGGTGCAAAGTGCACAGGAAAATGCCAAGTTGCGATCTAAAATTGTCCAATCACCTGACAAACTGCAG GGGGCTTTGGAGGAAAAGAAATCAATTCGGGCTGAAGTGAAGAACTCTGAAAGATCAGCCATGGAGTTGTTTCAGGGGAAGACTGCAGCAATTGAGGTGTATTCGAAG GCGGGCAAGAAAATGTCCAAGCACTTCAGGCAGATGCAAGGGATACAAGAACAG GTCAACAAATCCAAAAGCATTGATAAAGATGTCAAGATTCTGAAGACTAAGCTTACTGAGGACGAAGTGTTGGATATGTCCCTTGAGGCAAAATTAGTTGAACGGCAAGGAAAAG CGGAACAGGTAGAGGAATCAAAGAAGGCActagagaaagaaagatatctGAAACATGAAGAGGTTACCAAAGAACTAAAAAACATTACGCTGGAGGTAGAAACAAAGAAGTCTGATCTACAAGCAAGACAGAGAAAGGTTGAAGAAGTTGTAGCAGAG GCAGAAGATATAGCTTTGAAGATTACTTCAGTGAAAGAAACTGCTGCAGGTAGACAGCAAGAACTATTTCATAATTGTCAAGAGGCTGTGAATGAG TTTCACAATTATACAAGCGAGATGGAAACCGTTCGGCGAAGCATATCTCAACCAAGCTAG
- the LOC122667980 gene encoding ATP synthase subunit beta, mitochondrial-like, with protein MASRKVLSSLFRSSVRRSASKPSSSSIISPRTPSPSPASRASPKGYLLNRAVDYATSAAAPAPSSTPSPTKGASTSGKITDEFTGAGAVGQVCQVIGAVVDVRFDDGLPPILTALEVLDNSIRLVLEVAQHLGENMVRTIAMDGTEGLVRGQRVLNTGSPITVPVGRATLGRIMNVIGEPIDERGGITTDHFLPIHREAPAFVEQATEQQILVTGIKVVDLLAPYQRGGKIGLFGGAGVGKTVLIMELINNVAKAHGGFSVFAGVGERTREGNDLYREMIESGVIKLGDKQSESKCALVYGQMNEPPGARARVGLTGLTVAEHFRDAEGQDVLLFIDNIFRFTQANSEVSALLGRIPSAVGYQPTLATDLGGLQERITTTKKGSITSVQAIYVPADDLTDPAPATTFAHLDATTVLSRQISELGIYPAVDPLDSTSRMLSPHILGEEHYNTARGVQKVLQNYKNLQDIIAILGMDELSEDDKLTVARARKIQRFLSQPFHVAEVFTGAPGKYVELKESITSFQGVLDGKYDDLPEQSFYMVGGIEEVLAKGEKIAKENAA; from the exons ATGGCTTCTCGCAAGGTCTTATCATCTCTTTTCCGATCGTCAGTACGACGATCTGCATCGaagccatcatcatcatcgattATCAGTCCTAGAACTCCTTCACCTTCCCCTGCGTCTCGCGCTTCTCCCAAGGGTTATCTCTTGAATCGTGCTGTAGATTATGCCACTTCTGCTGCAGCTCCTGCGCCTTCATCAACACCTTCACCGACGAAGGGGGCTAGCACCAGTGGCAAGATCACCGATGAGTTCACCGGTGCCGGCGCGGTCGGCCAAGTCTGTCAGGTGATCGGTGCCGTTGTCGATGTCAGATTCGATGATGGTCTGCCACCGATCTTGACTGCTCTTGAGGTCTTGGACAATTCGATCCGTTTGGTTCTTGAAGTTGCTCAGCATTTGGGTGAGAACATGGTGAGGACCATTGCCATGGACGGGACTGAGGGGCTTGTTCGTGGACAGAGGGTGCTCAACACTGGTTCTCCGATTACT GTGCCTGTTGGGAGAGCTACCCTGGGCCGTATCATGAATGTGATTGGAGAACCTATTGATGAGAGGGGTGGAATAA CAACCGATCACTTCCTACCCatccaccgtgaagccccagcATTTGTTGAACAGGCAACTGAGCAACAGATTCTAGTCACTGGAATTAAG gTTGTGGATCTCCTTGCACCATACCAGAGAGGAGGAAAGATTGGTTTGTTTGGTGGTGCTGGAGTAGGGAAGACAGTGCTCATCATGGAACTGATTAACAATGTTGCCAAAGCTCATG GTGGTTTCTCTGTCTTTGCTGGTGTTGGGGAGCGTACCCGTGAGGGCAATGATCTCTACAGGGAAATGATTGAGAGTGGTGTTATCAAGCTAGGGGATAAGCAG aGTGAAAGCAAGTGTGCTCTTGTGTATGGTCAAATGAATGAGCCTCCCGGAGCTCGTGCTCGGGTGGGGCTTACTGGGCTCACTGTGGCTGAGCACTTCCGAGATGCTGAGGGGCAAGATGTGCTTCTCTTCATTGACAACATTTTCCGTTTTACACAA GCAAACTCGGAAGTGTCTGCCTTGCTTGGTCGTATCCCATCTGCTGTCGGATACCAACCGACTTTGGCTACTGATCTTGGAGGCCTTCAAGAGCGTATTACTACAACAAAGAAAGGTTCAATCACATCAGTTCAAGCTATTTACGTGCCAGCTGATGACTTGACTGATCCAGCTCCTGCAACGACATTTGCCCATCTGGATGCCACAACTGTGTTGTCCCGACAG ATCTCTGAGCTTGGAATTTATCCTGCCGTCGACCCCCTTGATTCTACGTCCCGTATGCTTTCTCCTCATATTTTGGGAGAAGAGCACTACAATACTGCCCGTGGTGTACAGAAGGTTCTGCAGAACTACAAGAATCTTCAAGATATTATTGCCATTTTGGGAATGGATGAGCTGAGTGAAGATGACAAATTGACTGTAGCTCGTGCTCGTAAGATTCAGAGGTTCTTGAGCCAGCCTTTCCATGTTGCAGAAGTTTTCACTGGTGCCCCTGGGAAGTATGTAGAATTGAAGGAGAGCATTACAAGTTTCCAG GGAGTATTGGATGGAAAATATGATGACCTTCCTGAGCAATCTTTCTACATGgttggaggaattgaagaggTCCTTGCCAAGGGCGAGAAGATTGCCAAGGAGAATGCAGCCTAA